In one Streptomyces marincola genomic region, the following are encoded:
- a CDS encoding diacylglycerol kinase — protein MSGEITLLVNPAAGEGGASRAALRAGRVLRDAGFLVRAVVGADARDTVRRARAAVDRGTGALVVAGGDGTVGLALRAVAGTTTPLGLVPAGTGNDIARACGLPLGDPAAAARLVAAALKGGHVRAFDLGRVGPAWFGSVLASGFDSRVNDRGNRMRRPRGRLRYDVAMLAELGRLRAVPYRMRLDGGPWREFEATLVAVGNGPGYGGGMRICAGARTDDGLFDITVVGEVSRRTLLRVFPRVYRGTHLGHPAVSVHRAAEVVIDAPGVTGWADGEPLGPLPLTARCVPGALRLLAPAEPGGGAAEPAAGPRRP, from the coding sequence GTGAGCGGCGAGATCACGCTGCTGGTCAATCCGGCGGCGGGTGAGGGGGGCGCCTCGCGCGCCGCCCTGCGCGCCGGGCGTGTGCTGCGGGACGCGGGTTTCCTGGTCCGCGCCGTCGTCGGCGCGGACGCGCGGGACACCGTGCGGCGTGCCCGCGCCGCGGTCGACCGGGGCACCGGCGCCCTGGTCGTGGCCGGCGGGGACGGCACGGTGGGGCTCGCCCTGCGCGCCGTCGCCGGAACCACCACGCCGCTCGGCCTCGTCCCCGCGGGCACGGGCAACGACATCGCGCGCGCCTGCGGGCTGCCGCTCGGCGATCCCGCGGCGGCGGCCCGGCTGGTCGCGGCGGCGCTGAAGGGCGGCCACGTCCGCGCGTTCGACCTCGGCCGGGTGGGGCCCGCCTGGTTCGGCAGCGTGCTGGCCTCCGGCTTCGACTCGCGCGTCAACGACCGCGGCAACCGGATGCGCCGGCCGCGCGGGCGGCTGCGCTACGACGTGGCGATGCTCGCCGAGCTGGGGAGGCTGCGCGCCGTTCCCTACCGCATGCGGCTGGACGGCGGGCCGTGGCGCGAGTTCGAGGCCACGCTGGTCGCCGTCGGCAACGGGCCCGGCTACGGGGGCGGCATGCGCATCTGCGCCGGGGCGAGGACGGACGACGGGCTGTTCGACATCACGGTGGTCGGCGAGGTGAGCCGCCGCACGCTGCTGCGGGTCTTCCCGCGCGTGTACCGCGGGACCCACCTCGGCCACCCCGCGGTCTCGGTGCACCGCGCCGCCGAGGTGGTCATCGACGCGCCGGGGGTGACCGGCTGGGCGGACGGGGAGCCGCTGGGGCCGCTGCCCCTGACGGCGCGCTGCGTGCCGGGCGCGCTGCGGCTGCTCGCGCCGGCGGAGCCGGGCGGCGGCGCGGCGGAGCCGGCGGCCGGGCCGCGGCGGCCGTGA